One genomic window of Streptomyces sp. WP-1 includes the following:
- a CDS encoding FHA domain-containing protein has product MKLFAKWFGKSAREGGDNATARHRAQPDAQGQRPLFRDQVAGPGGDISGGQGAPSVDPAQSRGIGFGQPSTSSTGGDFAPGPYASNAPAGQPRQEDPSMSALVCTRCGNRNAENARFCSNCGAPLRPGAVPERASETTSTISISGLEAYDAEATGQTPMPLLSPEAQAAVDALPAGSALLVVRRGPNSGSRFLLDGDLTTAGRHPQSDIFLDDVTVSRRHVEFRRSPDGSFTVADVGSLNGTYVNREPIDQVALHSGDEVQIGKYRLVFHPSRQGI; this is encoded by the coding sequence AAGAGCGCGCGAGAGGGTGGCGACAACGCGACCGCTCGTCATCGCGCACAGCCTGACGCACAGGGTCAGCGGCCGCTGTTCCGGGACCAGGTGGCTGGTCCGGGCGGTGACATTTCGGGAGGCCAGGGCGCGCCGTCAGTTGACCCTGCCCAGTCCCGCGGCATAGGTTTCGGGCAACCGTCAACCTCAAGTACGGGTGGAGACTTTGCTCCCGGCCCGTACGCGTCCAATGCCCCGGCGGGGCAGCCGCGGCAGGAGGATCCGTCCATGTCGGCCCTGGTGTGTACGAGGTGCGGTAACCGCAACGCGGAGAACGCCCGCTTCTGTTCCAACTGCGGTGCGCCGCTGCGTCCCGGAGCCGTGCCCGAGCGCGCGTCCGAGACGACGTCCACGATCTCGATCTCCGGTCTGGAGGCCTACGACGCGGAGGCGACCGGGCAGACGCCGATGCCGCTGCTGTCGCCCGAGGCGCAGGCCGCGGTGGACGCGCTGCCGGCGGGCTCGGCCCTGCTGGTGGTGCGCCGGGGCCCGAACTCGGGCAGCCGCTTCCTGCTCGACGGCGACCTGACCACGGCCGGCCGTCATCCGCAGAGCGACATCTTCCTGGACGACGTGACCGTCTCGCGTCGCCATGTGGAGTTCCGCCGCTCCCCGGACGGTTCGTTCACCGTCGCCGACGTGGGCAGCCTGAACGGCACGTACGTCAACCGTGAGCCGATCGACCAGGTCGCCCTGCACAGCGGTGACGAGGTGCAGATCGGCAAGTACCGGCTGGTGTTCCACCCGAGCCGGCAGGGCATCTGA
- a CDS encoding MerR family transcriptional regulator: protein MLHTPSGGAGSGTAARDSGLMSIGTVLNALREEFPEVTISKIRFLEAEGLIEPQRTPSGYRKFSPGDLERLGHVLRMQRDHYLPLKVIREHLDAMARGEAVPLPVVGRQRTGDDVLEVQEGPTVARVGRSELLAAADIGEAELEEWESYGLLVPLADGTYDAEAVTVAALVAELGRFGIEPRHLRVMKAAADREAGLVEQVVAPLKRHRNPQTRALAEARTKELAALTMKLHAALVKTALGVRLP from the coding sequence ATGCTTCACACACCGAGCGGCGGTGCCGGAAGCGGTACCGCCGCCAGGGACAGCGGGTTGATGAGCATCGGCACGGTGCTGAACGCGCTGCGCGAGGAGTTCCCCGAAGTCACCATCTCCAAGATCCGTTTCCTGGAGGCGGAGGGGCTCATCGAGCCGCAGCGGACCCCCTCGGGGTACCGCAAGTTCAGCCCCGGTGACCTGGAGCGCCTCGGGCATGTCCTGAGGATGCAGCGGGACCACTATCTGCCGCTCAAGGTGATCCGCGAGCATCTGGACGCCATGGCGCGGGGCGAGGCCGTCCCGCTGCCCGTGGTCGGGCGCCAGCGCACCGGGGACGACGTCCTGGAGGTGCAGGAGGGGCCCACCGTGGCCCGGGTCGGCCGGTCCGAGCTGCTGGCCGCCGCGGACATCGGCGAGGCCGAGCTGGAGGAGTGGGAGTCGTACGGACTCCTGGTGCCGCTCGCCGACGGTACGTACGACGCGGAGGCGGTCACCGTGGCCGCTCTCGTGGCCGAACTGGGGCGCTTCGGGATCGAGCCCCGCCATCTGCGGGTGATGAAGGCGGCCGCCGACCGGGAGGCCGGGCTGGTCGAGCAGGTGGTGGCCCCGCTCAAGCGCCACCGCAACCCGCAGACCAGAGCGCTCGCCGAGGCCCGTACGAAGGAGCTGGCGGCGCTCACCATGAAGCTGCACGCGGCCCTCGTGAAGACCGCCCTCGGAGTGCGTCTTCCCTGA
- a CDS encoding bifunctional nuclease family protein, producing MNELDVVGVRVEMPSNQPIVLLREVGGDRYLPIWIGPGEATAIAFAQQGMAPARPLTHDLFKDVLEAVGQELTEVRITDLREGVFYAELVFASGVEVSARPSDAIALALRTGTPIYGSDTVLDDAGIAIPDEQEDEVEKFREFLDQISPEDFGTSSQ from the coding sequence GTGAACGAGCTCGATGTCGTAGGTGTCCGGGTCGAAATGCCCTCCAACCAACCGATCGTGCTCCTGCGCGAAGTGGGAGGCGACCGTTACCTCCCCATCTGGATCGGGCCGGGGGAGGCGACGGCGATCGCCTTCGCCCAGCAGGGCATGGCCCCGGCCAGGCCGCTGACCCACGACCTGTTCAAGGACGTGCTGGAGGCCGTCGGCCAGGAGCTGACCGAAGTACGCATCACCGATCTGCGGGAAGGCGTCTTCTACGCGGAGCTGGTGTTCGCCAGCGGGGTCGAGGTCAGCGCCCGCCCCTCCGACGCCATAGCGCTGGCCCTGCGCACCGGCACGCCGATCTACGGCAGCGACACGGTGCTGGACGACGCGGGGATCGCCATCCCGGACGAGCAGGAGGACGAGGTGGAGAAGTTCCGCGAGTTCCTCGACCAGATCTCGCCCGAGGACTTCGGCACCAGCAGCCAGTGA